GAGAGTATTAGAAGTAAACACCCTTGAACCCTTAGTTAAAAACGTTAACGCCACGGCACAGCCTTATGTTGCAAGGCTTTCCGGCCGACAAGGTGAAGTTTTACGGGAGCCAAGGTGATCTTCTGCGGGAGCTGACGTGATGGGGTTCAGGGAGCTGCGTGAGCCGTTGCGGGAAAGGTCGTGAGGGGATTCAGGATCACAGTGAAACACGAGATTTCCCAAAGGTGAGGCTTTTCGGGGCCTCACAGCCACAGAACCCGCGCTGTGCCTGACTGCACAGTTTTCTGCCTGTGCAGACATAGGTGAGAATTTGCGGGACCTTCTTTGCGCCCCGTTTCTGACCATCTTTTAGGCAGTTTTTCCGAAAGGTGAGGTTTCACGGGACTCCGCGGGCATTTAGTGTGAGGACTTCCGGGAAACGGACGCCATTTTGCACAGCAAAAGCGCGCTTGGGGGCCTGTGAAGCCCTAAAGGTGAGGTTTTTCGGGAGGGAAATCAGGGTTTTCCTGCCCGGAACCCGCTGAGGTGAGATTTTTCGGGGCCCAGATCACAGACTGTGATTCCAGCAACAGGTGAGACTTTTCGGGAATGGAATTTGCCTGAAAAATGGTCAAAGGTGAGGCTTTTCGGGACCGGTGAGTGGCCGAATTCGACGAAAAGCCCGCCAGGACTGGAAGAAATCGCGTTTTTGCTGTGCCACTTTTTGGCACAGGTGAGATTTTTCGGGGGCTGACATGAGGTTGTCGTATGAAGGATTTCCGTCGAAAGGTGAGGCTTTTCGGGGGATGTCCGCGGCGCACAGCCAAATGCCTTCTGTGCATAAGTATCGGAAGGCATTGGGATTTTTGATACCGAGGCAGTTACGGTGAGGCTTTTCGGGAGCCATTCCCGTGGATATTGAAGCACAGCGATTTTTCGGTAAGGTGAGCGTTTTCGGGAGGCTCGGGTAGCGAATCCCGTGTGTGACGGGCATTCGTCGATATCCGGACGAATGAACATACTGTGCTCGAGGTGAGTATTTTCGGGACCCGATACGATTTGTGCACTGTACAATGCGCGCCCGGGCCGACAAAGCAGGCCCAATCGGGTCGCGCAGACCGGTTTCGCAGCCGTCTTTCGGGATGCCGGACCCGCTTCCGATCTCCCGGTGAGTCACGCCTGTACATGCATACAGGCCGATGGGGGCCGATCGGCAGGTGCGACGACGTGGGATCGCAACCCTGTGCCGAACGCACAGCCGCGCAGTCGTAAAATTACGACAAATCGAAAGGTGAGCCGATACGGGAGCACATTTCGCACGTGTCGTGCACAGGTGAAATTCTGTGAATCGGCGCATCCCGCAGCACGTCTGGACGAGTCCGGAACGCTGCAAATCCGGAGCGGTGAGGGTTTTCGGGAGCGCCTGGGGTGAGTGCCGTTTTGCACGCGCGCTTCACCCGCTATGGTGAGCATGTCGTTCTGGACGCACTTCACCGCAGGCGCTATCCTTCCGGAAAACTTCTCCTCCGACCCGACGTATGGCCACGACGAAGCGCGCCAAGAAAACCGATGTGGATGTGGTGAGTGCCAGTTCAGCCGAATTGCGTAAGGCCGTCGAGGCGATCGCAATTCAGCCGAAGAGCGGCAAGATCACGCTCCTCACTCGCAAGCTGTTCAATGTCCTGCTGGCCGTAGCCCAGCAGGCCGACGACTCGGGCGATACGTATCGCGCGCTGTTGTCGGACATCGTTGCCAACTCCGCTTTCGATTCGAACGACACCGCACTGGTGAAGGAGCACCTGCGCCGCATGGTGTCGGTGCAGGTCGAATGGAGCACGGGGACGTCGAGCCAGAAGCCGGGCCGCAAGTGGGGGATCTCGACGCTGATCGCCGACGCGGAAATTCTCGAGGATCCGGCAACCCGCCGCGTGTGGGTCGAATTCTCGTTCGCGCCGAAGATCAAGAAGAAGCTGCTCGACCCGGTGCAGTACGCGCGCCTGAGCCTGCAGTTCCAGAGCCAGCTGCGCAGCAGCGCCGGCCTCGCGCTGTACGAAATCTGCGTGCGTTACCTGACGAACCCGAGCCACCTGACGATGCGCGAGCCGTGGGAGTGGTGGCGGCCGATCCTGTCGGGCACGCCCGATACGGAAGCCGGCGACGAGGCAAAGCGCGAGTACAAGTACTTCAAGCGCGACTATCTGCGTCCCGCGATCGCGGAAGTCAATGCGGTCACCAACATCTTCGTCGAGCTGATCGAGCACCGTGAAGGGCGCCGGGTCGCGGAGATCCAGTTCCGCGTGACCGAACGCAAGCAGCCGATGCTCGCGCTCGACGAACACCCGAACGTGTTCGACAGCACGCTGGTCGACCGGATGGTGAAGCTCGGGATTCCGCTGAAGGAAGCGCAGACGCTCTACGCGGATAGCGAGGAGAACCGCATTCGTGCCGCGCTGCAGATGACCGAGCAGCGGATGCGCAGCACGACGCTGCCGCCGGTGCGCAGCGCGCCGGCGTTGTTCAAGGATGCGTTGAAGAAGGGTTATGCGCCGCCGGTCGAGTCGGTCGACGCGCTGCCTGCCGGCACGCCGTCCCCGAAGATTGCAGCGGCCCAGCCGGACGATCTGAAGGCACGCCTGCTGAGCGAGTTCGCGGCGTTCCGCCGCAAGGAAGCGAAGGTGCTGTACGAAGAGCAGGGCGACGCGGAGCGCGAAGTGGCGCGCGAGTCGTTCGAATCGGAGGCGCTGCCGACGATGGGCACGCATCTGCGCGACGACTGGCGCAAGCGCGGCCTCGATTCCAAGCTGGCCGAGACGGCCTTTTTCGACTGGCTGGCCCAGAGGACCTGGGGCGAGCCGACGGACGGCGACCTGCTGTCGTTCACGCTGAACCAGTCGCGGGCCGCCTGAGGCCCGCTCAGGCCCGTTGACGGGCCGCCGCCGGCCCCGCCCTCGATTGGCGGGCCCGGCGTCCTCACCAGGCCCCGCCGGCCGTTTCCATCACTCCGACAACAGCATCCGCTCGAGCTGCTCGAGGATCGCGTCGCGCTTGTCCTTCGGGAGACCGCGCAGGCGCAATTCGATGCGATCTTCGCCATACGACTTCAGGTCGCCGACCGACTTGCCGCCGAGCTTGATCTCGAGACGCTGCGCATAGCGCTGACGGCCCGCGGCCTTCGGCGTTTCCTGCGCCGCGACGCGGCCCTTGACGATGTCCGACACCTGGCGCGTGCTGAGATCGTCCGACACGATCTTGTTGATCAGCCGCAGCGTGGCCTCGGTGCCGCGTGCGTTGTGATAACGGCCGACCTGATACGCCATGTTCGAACCGAAGCGATCAGGGCGCGCGACCATTTCCTGCATGATCGCTTCCGGCAGCTTGCCGATCGACAGCGCGACGGCCACCGTCGATTCGTCGAGGCCGAGGTGCTCGGAGAGCTCCTTCTGACTCTGGAAATGCTTGTCGTCGAGGAAGCGGCGCCACACGACGGCGTTGTCGAACACCGTCTGCGAATCGCGCTGGACGTTGAGATCGTAGCCGAGCTTGTAGCTCTGGATGCCGATCGGCACGTCGATGACGATCGCCTTGACCGATTCCTTGTTCGCTTCCTTCAGTGCCCGCACGCGGCGGCCGCCGTCGCTGACGAAATACGTGCCCGGGTTCTCGTAGTCCGGAATCACGTGGATCGCCTGCTGCTGCCCTTGCTTCGCCAGGTTGACTGCCAGTTCGGCAATCGACGACTTCAGATAGAAGTGCCGCGGATTGAACGGGCTGTGCTTGATCGCCTTCAGCGACAGCTCGATCACCTGCCCCGGCGCATAGCGGTTCTCGAGACGCCACGCGCGATATTGCGCCGATTCATCGATCGACGGATCAAGCGTGAGCTCGGGAGCGGGCGGCGGCGCGATGTCTTTCTTTGCGGATTTGGTCGGCGCCGGAGTGGGCGTCTCGGACTTGACGATGCCGTCGATCGCATTGAGTCGATCGAGCGCCGTGCGCTTCTCGCTCGTCGTGATATCCGGGCGCGCTTGGAATCCTTTGGCAAATTGGGAAGGTTTCATGTGACTCCTTTGTGCGCATAAAGTCAGGGCAGCATGGCGACGATTTCGTCGGCGCATGCGCGAATTTCTGCGGCAGCCAGCTTGCCGCCACGATCGTTCATCTGCAGCACGGTCTGACCGAGCGCCATTGCCTGCTTGTACGCCTCCCGGGTCGGGATCTGCGTTTTCAGCAACGGGAAGCCGAGTTCCTCGAGCGCGCGCTTGAGCTCGCGGGTCAGCATGCGCTTCTCTTCGGTCTTGTTCAGCAGGAAGACGGCGCGGAGGTCTTCGTTCATGACCTGCGCCTGCTGGATCAGCTTGACCAGCCCGACGCTCGACCAGTAATCGGCCGGCGACGACGACGTCGGGATCACGGCAATCGATGCCGCCAACAGGACCACGCCCGATACCTTTTCGGTGATCGACGGCGGGCAGTCCACGACGATGATGTCGTAGTCGTTGATGAACTTCTTGATCTCGCGATGGATCTGGCCATCGGCTTCGGCCAGGTTGACGACTGGAAACGGAATGCCGGTGTCGCTGTCGCCGGATGCGCTCGACCAGTGAACCAGTGTGTTTTGACGGTCTGCGTCGATGACGAGGACGCGCTTCCCTTTTTCATGGAACGCGGCACCGAGGTGCATGGCAATCGTGCTTTTGCCGACGCCACCTTTTTGTTGAGTGACTGCAATGATTTCCGCGGCCAATTTTCACTCCTATTTTGGTCGTTGGAATTCTACATGACGATATTTGGATTTCAATGAAATTGTCGTTCGACAACTACGCATTGGCCATTCGGGCTATCGGTTTATGCGCATAAACGAACCGGCGATGGTGGGTGGCGTGATTGGATGGTGTGGCGGATACCTGAAGCGTTGATAAGCAACCCGGTGGCATCACGTGTGGCATCGTCGGGGTGAGTAGAGAGTTGCTGCGGGGGCGCGTGCACTGCCCTTTTGTTCGATGGGGCAGCTTTGCCTGAGAGCCGGAGAGTTTGTGCGCATAAACTCCGCGGAAGCCGGGGCGCTCGATGGTGCGACTTGCGCGTTGCGTAACGCCTGACGGAACGGCCGGTGCTTCTGAGCGTGGGTTGTGAGTGGTACGCCCTGGCAGGGTACGCAGCGTCGAGGTGTGCCGCTGAACCCTCGTACGTCGACACACCACGCTATCCGGGCGCTACGTTTATGCGCATAAACCGCAGGCGGTAGACGGCGAGTAACGAGGGATCACATCCCGACTGCGCCGGGATCCGGAGCGCGGTGGTCTACTTGCGAGGCAGCATACCGACGCAGCAATCACACCCAGCAGAGACTCACACCCAGCAGAGACTCACACCCAGCAGAGACTCACACCCAGCAGAGACTCACACCCAGCAGAGACTCACACCCAGCAGAGACTCACACCCAGCAGGCTCAAATGTCGGCAGCGCTGCGCCGCGAATCGCGAGGTACCTCACCCGGCAATAGCCCGCTTTATGCGCATAAACCAACCGTCCTGTGACGCCACCGGCTACCCCCTTCGCAGATAGCCTCCCATCGCATTGATCAGGCGTGCGCGGCCTTTATTCACCATCCCGCGACAGAGCTTCCCTAGCCTTTATGCGCATAAACCCACCAATTCATTGAAGAGCATCCCGAACAGCACTCCCCTCTCGCGCGCCATCGCACTGCCTCATCAACCGGCCTGGCTCTACGAAGCAGCGAATCCACTCCCGATCGCACGATCCCTCGTCGACCACCCCATCAAGCCCACCAATGCAGACTGGCTACAATACAGGGCTCTACCCTCCAGGCCTGAATGATGATCACGATCTACCACAACCCCCGATGCTCAAAGTCGCGCGAGACGCTTGCGTTGGTCGAGTCGCTGAATACCACTGGTGCGCCGTTGAATGTCGTCGAGTACCTGAAGACGCCGCCGACGGTCGAGGAACTGGAAGCGCTGCATCGGCAGCTTGGCCGTCCGGTTCGCGACATGCTGCGCGACGGTGAGGAGCCGTACAAGGAGCTGAATCTTGCCCGTGCCGATCTGACCGATGCGGAAGCCTATGCGGCAATTGCCGCTCATCCGATTCTGCTGCAGCGGCCCATCGTTGTTTATCGCGGCAAGGCCGCCATCGGCCGGCCGCCCGAATCGGTGCAGGCGCTGTTCGAATAATTCTTGCCCGCCGTATTTTTCTGATTGCGTCAGCCCGGCGCAAGCACTAGGGCAAGCGCCGGCAATCGAAGCCGGCACGATCCAGGCCTAGCCTTCCCCGGACGACGTATCGTCATCGTCCGGGGCAGGCCCCCGCCCCGCCGCCGCTTTCGCGGCTGTCCGCAGCAGCGCGATCTGCCCGCGATAGGCCCTGCAGCCACTGCAGGTCGGCAGGTGTATACGCACCTGCAGGCGCTCATGCAGGGTCAGATGCCGGTCGAGCGCATCCGACAGCAGTCGCGTCACGTCAGTACATTTCCCCGGCAGCATCTTCGGTCGTCAGTCCTTGTTCGCTCAGGCAGGTTCGCAGTCGCGTGCGCGCCCGGTACAGCAGCACGCTGCAATGGTTCGTCGTCAGCGTCAATTCGCTGCAGATGTCCGTCATTTCGAAGTCGAGAAATTCGCGCATCATGAACACGCGTCCGATCTGCTCCGGCAGGTGATCGAGGCAGGCCTCGAACAGCGTCCAGAACTGCTGCTGCTGCAACAGCGTTTCGGGGCGCGGCCACGGTCGCGGCTTCGCGTGGGCGGCCCAGTGCCCGTTTTCCTTGAACAACTCGCGATCGAGCACCGATTCGCCGTCGAGCTCGGCATCGAGCGCGGACAGGCTCACCGTCCGCTGCCGCGCGCGCAGTACGTCGATCAGCTTGTTGCGCAGGATGCCGAACACCCAGGTCTTGTGCGCCGACAGCCCGGCGAAATCGCCCGCATGCGACCACGCGGCGGTGAGCGCTTCCTGCACGGCGTCTTCGGCCGCGTCGGCGTCGCGGAGCTGGAGTCGCGCGAAGCGCAACAGGTCGCGCCGCAGTTGCGCGAGATAAACGGGATCGTCGTAGGCGGACGGCATGTCTGGGTTGCGGTGTCTCGAAACGATCACGCGTGCGCCACAGGGCGGGCGCGTCGCAGTGCGAGCAGCTTACTGGGCGCGGTCCCGGCCTGCAATGCATGTTCCGTCACGAATTCACGAAACCGGCCGACGCGCTGCGCTATGCTTGCCGAACCCTGTGTCGCGTGTCGGCAACGACCCGCAGTAGGCAATCTGTAACGTCAGAACATAACGGCCGAGTTATCCACAATTTCTGTGGAAAACCTTGTGGAAAGTCGGCCGTACGGCCCCGTGGGGCGGTTCGCGGGCTGGCTTGCCTATAAACAGACCTTTGTCGCTCGTTCGGAAGCAATCGATCCGATTCCTCACTCACCGGAAGGAGAATGCCATGTCCTATCGCATCGCTGTGGTCGTCGGCAGCCTGCGTCGCGCTTCGTGGAACCGTGCGCTCGCACACGCCGTGATCTCGCTCGCCCCTGCCGATTTCTCGTTCGAGTTCGTCGAGATCGGCGAGCTGCCGCTGTACAGCCAGGACTACGACGCGGATTTCCCGGAAGTCGCGAAGCGCTTCAAGCAGTCGATCGAGGCCGCCGACGCGCTGCTGTTCTTCACGCCCGAGTACAACCGCTCGATCCCGGGCGTGCTGAAGAATGCGCTCGACTGGGGCTCGCGCCCGTGGGGTTCCAACTCGTGGTCGGGCAAGCCGGGTGCCGTGCTCGGCACGTCGCCGGGCGCGACGGGCACCGCGCTCGCGCAGCAGCACCTGCGCAACGTGCTCGCGTATCTCGACGTGAAGACGCTCGGGCAGCCCGAGATGTTCATCAAGCACGATCCGGCGCGCATCGACGACCAGGGCCAGATCGTCAGCGAAGACACCCGCAAGTTCCTGCAGGGCTTCGTCGATCGCTACACGGGCTGGGTGCGTTTGCTGAAGTCGGCCTGAGCGTCACACCCGATCACGCCGCCGGCGTCGGCACCGGCCCGCTCGCAGCGGGTCACGTGCCGGCGTGCCGCGCGTGTCGTGCATCGCGCGCTTCACGGATGCCCAGCAGGATCTCGTCGAGCAGCGCGATGTCGAACGGCTTCGACAGCACGCGGACGTTGACGGTGCGCGTGCGGTCGAGCTCCTCCGCGTAACCCGTGACGAGAATCACGGGCAGTTTCTCCGGCCGCTGCTCGACGGCTTCGGCGAGGTCGATGCCGTT
This window of the Burkholderia lata genome carries:
- the parA gene encoding ParA family partition ATPase, translated to MAAEIIAVTQQKGGVGKSTIAMHLGAAFHEKGKRVLVIDADRQNTLVHWSSASGDSDTGIPFPVVNLAEADGQIHREIKKFINDYDIIVVDCPPSITEKVSGVVLLAASIAVIPTSSSPADYWSSVGLVKLIQQAQVMNEDLRAVFLLNKTEEKRMLTRELKRALEELGFPLLKTQIPTREAYKQAMALGQTVLQMNDRGGKLAAAEIRACADEIVAMLP
- a CDS encoding zf-HC2 domain-containing protein, translating into MLPGKCTDVTRLLSDALDRHLTLHERLQVRIHLPTCSGCRAYRGQIALLRTAAKAAAGRGPAPDDDDTSSGEG
- a CDS encoding replication initiation protein is translated as MATTKRAKKTDVDVVSASSAELRKAVEAIAIQPKSGKITLLTRKLFNVLLAVAQQADDSGDTYRALLSDIVANSAFDSNDTALVKEHLRRMVSVQVEWSTGTSSQKPGRKWGISTLIADAEILEDPATRRVWVEFSFAPKIKKKLLDPVQYARLSLQFQSQLRSSAGLALYEICVRYLTNPSHLTMREPWEWWRPILSGTPDTEAGDEAKREYKYFKRDYLRPAIAEVNAVTNIFVELIEHREGRRVAEIQFRVTERKQPMLALDEHPNVFDSTLVDRMVKLGIPLKEAQTLYADSEENRIRAALQMTEQRMRSTTLPPVRSAPALFKDALKKGYAPPVESVDALPAGTPSPKIAAAQPDDLKARLLSEFAAFRRKEAKVLYEEQGDAEREVARESFESEALPTMGTHLRDDWRKRGLDSKLAETAFFDWLAQRTWGEPTDGDLLSFTLNQSRAA
- the arsC gene encoding arsenate reductase (glutaredoxin) (This arsenate reductase requires both glutathione and glutaredoxin to convert arsenate to arsenite, after which the efflux transporter formed by ArsA and ArsB can extrude the arsenite from the cell, providing resistance.), which codes for MMITIYHNPRCSKSRETLALVESLNTTGAPLNVVEYLKTPPTVEELEALHRQLGRPVRDMLRDGEEPYKELNLARADLTDAEAYAAIAAHPILLQRPIVVYRGKAAIGRPPESVQALFE
- a CDS encoding NADPH-dependent FMN reductase: MSYRIAVVVGSLRRASWNRALAHAVISLAPADFSFEFVEIGELPLYSQDYDADFPEVAKRFKQSIEAADALLFFTPEYNRSIPGVLKNALDWGSRPWGSNSWSGKPGAVLGTSPGATGTALAQQHLRNVLAYLDVKTLGQPEMFIKHDPARIDDQGQIVSEDTRKFLQGFVDRYTGWVRLLKSA
- a CDS encoding ParB/RepB/Spo0J family partition protein, which produces MKPSQFAKGFQARPDITTSEKRTALDRLNAIDGIVKSETPTPAPTKSAKKDIAPPPAPELTLDPSIDESAQYRAWRLENRYAPGQVIELSLKAIKHSPFNPRHFYLKSSIAELAVNLAKQGQQQAIHVIPDYENPGTYFVSDGGRRVRALKEANKESVKAIVIDVPIGIQSYKLGYDLNVQRDSQTVFDNAVVWRRFLDDKHFQSQKELSEHLGLDESTVAVALSIGKLPEAIMQEMVARPDRFGSNMAYQVGRYHNARGTEATLRLINKIVSDDLSTRQVSDIVKGRVAAQETPKAAGRQRYAQRLEIKLGGKSVGDLKSYGEDRIELRLRGLPKDKRDAILEQLERMLLSE
- a CDS encoding RNA polymerase factor sigma-70 — translated: MPSAYDDPVYLAQLRRDLLRFARLQLRDADAAEDAVQEALTAAWSHAGDFAGLSAHKTWVFGILRNKLIDVLRARQRTVSLSALDAELDGESVLDRELFKENGHWAAHAKPRPWPRPETLLQQQQFWTLFEACLDHLPEQIGRVFMMREFLDFEMTDICSELTLTTNHCSVLLYRARTRLRTCLSEQGLTTEDAAGEMY